TTTTACCATCGTTTGCGCACCCCGCAGAGTGAAGATCGGCTCATCTACCATCGTCCGGACCAGCCCAACTGGGGTTTTTACAGCACCGTAACCGAAGACGGCCGCTATCTCATTCTCACCGTGACGCGCGGAACAGACACCAAAAATGGGGTTTTCTACCTCGATTTACAGGATCCAGCAGGAAAGGTGGTGGAACTGCTCAACGAGTTTGACGCCGATTATTCCTTCGTCGGCAATGACGGCCCCCTCTTTTGGTTTCGCACCGACTGGCAGGCCCCCCGGGGACGCGTGATCGCCATAGACATCCATCAGCCCGCCCGCTCCCAGTGGCGGGAGCTTATTCCGCAAACCAAAGACACCCTGCGCGGTGTTTCTGTGGTGGGCGAGCGCTTTATCGCCCACTACTTGCGCGATGCTCACTCCGCCGTTCGGATTCACCATTTGAACGGCCGATTGGACCGCGAATTGAAACTGCCCGGTCTGGGCAGTGTCTCCGGCTTTGGCGGCAAACGCAGTGACCACGAAACCTTCTTTGCGTTCACCAGTTACACCACCCCCGGCACCATTTACCGGTTGGATTTAACGACGATGAAAACCACCGTTTGGCGGTCACCCCAGGTCAAGTTCAATCCCGCTGACTACGTTACCCGTCAAATCTTCTATCGCAGCAAGGACGGCACGCGGATTCCCATGTTCATTACTCACCGCAAAGGCCTTAGGCGCGACGGTCAGCGCCCTGTTTATCTCTACGGTTACGGCGGTTTCAACATCAGCCTCACCCCCTCCTTCTCCGTCGCCAGTCTGGTATGGATGGAAATGGGCGGTGTCCTGGCCATTCCCAATTTGCGCGGCGGGGGTGAGTATGGGGAAGAATGGCATCAGGCGGGCATGAAAAACCGGAAACAAAACGTCTTTGACGATTTCATTGCTGCCGCGGAATGGCTGATAAAGAACCGCTACACGCGGCCGGAGAAGCTCGCCATTGGGGGAGGCAGCAATGGCGGTTTGTTGGTGGGCGCGTGCATAACCCAACGCCCCGAGCTTTTTGGAGCGGCTCTGCCGGCTGTGGGGGTCATGGACATGCTTCGTTTCCACAAGTTCACCATCGGCTGGGCATGGACGGCGGAGTATGGCAACCCTGACCAGCCGGAAGATTTTCCCTACCTGCTGGCCTATTCGCCCCTCCATCAACTCAAGCCCGGCACCTGTTATCCGGCCACTCTGATTACTACGGCAGACCATGATGACCGGGTCGTGCCGGCGCACAGCTTCAAGTTTGCGGCCCGATTGCAGGAATGCCAGGCCGGGCCGGCCCCCGTGTTGATTCGCATTGAAACCCGGGCGGGGCACGGCGCCGGCAAGCCCACCACCAAGATGATTGAAGAGGCCGCCGATCGCTGGGCCTTCCTGGTGCGCCATCTCAACTTTCGTCCGCGACTTCCTTAATCCGCGCCCAGTCTCGCCATGTCAGCCTCATCTTATCCCACCAAACCCGTGGAAACCTCGGGGATGCCACCGGGCATCCCTTACATCATCGGGAATGAAGCGGCCGAGCGTTTCAGCTTTTATGGCATGCGCACCATTTTGGTGGTGTTCATGACCCAGTACCTGATGAATGCTCAAGGCCAACTGGCCCCCATGCCCGAGGCTGAAGCGCGCGCCTGGTTTCACACGTTTGTCTCCGCGGTTTATTTCCTGCCACTGCTGGGAGCCATCATCTCCGACGCGCTTCTGGGCAAGTATCGCACCATCTTTTATCTCTCCATTGTGTACTGCTTCGGGCATCTGGCGCTGGCCATTGATGATACCCGGCTGGGCCTTGCCATCGGGTTGACTTTGATCGCCGTGGGTTCAGGCGGCATCAAGCCCTGCGTCTCGGCCAACGTCGGAGATCAATTTGGCCGGGCCAATCAACACCTGCTGCCGCGCGTCTTCGGGTGGTTTTATTTCTCCATCAATTTTGGCTCGTTCTTTTCCACGCTGCTCACTCCCTGGTTGCTGAAGCATCATGGTCCGGCGTGGGCCTTTGGTGTGCCGGGCATTTTCATGTTCCTGGCCACGCTCATTTTCTGGATGGGCCGTAACAAATTTGTACGTGTCCCGCCGGCAGGCATGCAGTTTGTCAAAGACCTCTTCAGCTTGAACAACCTGAAAATCATTGGCCGGCTGGTGCCCATTTACCTATGTGTGGCCATGTTTTGGGCCTTGTGGGACCAGACCAGCTCGGCGTGGGTGTTACAGGCCGAGAAAATGAATCGCCAGATGTTCGGGTATGAAATCCTCTCGTCGCAAGTCCAGGCCATCAATCCCCTGCTGATTCTGGTTTTGATCCCCTTCTGTTCCTACGTTTTGTACCCGTTCATTGACCGGTTTTGGAAGCTTACCCCGCTGCGCAAAATTGGTCTGGGCTTTTTCCTCACCATTCCGTCGTTTTTATTGACGGCGTGGGTGGAATCACAGATCCAGGCCGGGCATCAACCCCACATTTCGTGGCAATTCCTTGCTTTCGTCATCATCAGTCTGGCGGAGGTCATGGTTTCCATCACCTGTTTGGAGTTTTCCTACACCCAAGCGCCCGTCACCTTGAAATCCCTCGTCATGTCGGTGTATCTGCTCTCCATCTCATTGGGCAACGCTTTCACTGCCGGCATCAACCACTTCATTCAAAATCCTGACGGCTCCAGCAAACTGGCGGGCACTGACTATTACCTGTTTTTTACTGTCCTCATGGCCGTGACAGCGGTGGTTTATGTCTTTATTGCCCGGTGGTACAAGGAACAACCGGTGCATCTGGCCACCGAGGCCGCGGCAAAATAAAAACCGGGAAGAGTTTCCCCTTCCCGGCTGGCAAAACCTTGCCTTGGATGGTTAGTTGGAGGCGCGGCCCGCCACCCCTTTGGTGCCCTTGGTGATGGCTTTGGCCGGCTCCTTGGGCCGCAGGGCGCGCACCGCCGCGCCTGCCCGCCACATCTCGGAATCGCGAATCTCGTTCAACTCCTTCTGGAGCTGCTCCTGGTAATTCGGCGCGCCGCAGGCCTTGAGCACCCGCTTGCATTCCTCACCGCTCTTGACCCGCTTGTACAGCTCCTTGAACACCGGCATGACAGCCTTCTTGAACTTGGGCTTCCAGTCCAGGGCCCCCCGCTGAGCCGTGGCCGAGCAGTTGGCGTACATCCAGTCCATGCCATTTTCGTCCACCAGGCGAATGAGGCTTTGGGTTAATTCCTCCACCGTCTCATTAAAGGCCTCGCTCGGCGTGTGGCCGTTGGCGCGCAACACATCGTATTGGGCCTCCATGATGCCGGCCAGCGCCCCCATCAGAACCCCGCGCTCGCCGGTAAGATCGCTGAACACTTCATGCTCAAACGTGGTGGGGAAAAGGTATCCTGAACCGATGCCAATGCCCACGGCCAGGCAGCGCTCTTCGGCGCGGCCGGTGTAATCCTGCTCAACGGCGTAGCTAGAATTGATGCCGGCGCCGGAGAGGAAGTTGCGGCGCACCGAGGTGCCCGAGCCTTTGGGCGCCACCATGATGACGTCCACGTTGGGCGGCGGAATCACGCCCGTCAGCTTTTTGTAGGCGATGCTGAACCCGTGGCTGAAATACAAGGCATCACCGTCCTTCAAATGCTTTTTCACCGTCGGCCAGATGGCCCGCTGCGCCGCATCGGAAACAAGCATCTGAATGATGGTCCCACGCTGCACGGCCTCCTCGATGTCGAACAAGGTTTTGCCCGGCACCCAGCCATCCTTCACGGCGCGGTCCCAATCCTTTTTGAATTGCCGGGCCTGGCCCACAATGACGTTGAAGCCATTGTCCCGGAGATTCAACCCCTGCGCGGGCCCTTGCACGCCGTAACCAATAATGGCAATGGTTTCGTTCTTCAGAACTTTACGCGCCTTGGCGATCGGAAATTCCTTCCGCGTCACCACTTTTTCTTTTGTGCCGCCAAAATCAATAATGGCCATGTTTGTTACTCGTTTGAGCGGGCCGTCAAACGCCCGCCAGATTAATTGTTGTGTTTTACAAGTTGACTCTCCAGCACTGTGCCAGGATCGCCATCCCTTCAGCCACAGGACTGTACCAGCCAACGTGCGGGTAATCCTACCCGCTGGCGTCCTTTCGTCAAATGTAATTCCTCCGCCTCCGGGGCTCCCGGGGTAATCTAGTGGCGCACACCCGGCAACGGCTCCTTATTTCTTAGGCAAATCTTGAAGTGTTTTAGTGGCTTCGCCCGCCGCCTTTTCCACCGATTTGGTCGCCCCCTCCGCAATGAGCTTTTGCAAGGCCTCGATGGTATCCTTGATGGCCTGTTTTTGCGCCTCGGTCAGCTTGGCTTTGGCATGAGTCTTCTGCAACTGAGTCAAGGCACCCGCCAGATCCTCCGCCTTGATGGCCTGGATGGCTTTCTCAATTTCTGACTTCACCGACGCCTCGGCTGAACTGAAGGCCGATTCCAGCTTGGACGTATCCACCTTCGACTTGCTGCCACAGCCCACCATGCCGCAGAGAGCCGCCACCAAGATTGCAATAGCTATGATTGTTGGTTTCATAATATGTACCGGCCACTTTACGCCGAACCTGTCAGATGTCAACCGACAGCAGTGTTCTCCGTCGTCTGGCCGGGCGGAGGTGTTTCTCTCCCAACAATTGCCATTGCATTATTTGTCCGCCTTTGTCAGCTTCACGGCGATGACCACGCGGATGTTTTGGCTGGCGCTGGTGTGCGTCTTGCTGGATGGCTCAGCGGCCATGGCGGCCACGCTCAACGTCAAAGATTTTGGCGCGCAGGGGGACGGTCGCACCGTAGATACACCCGCCCTGCAAAAGGCCATGGATACTGCCGCCAGCCAGGGGGGCGGCACCGTAATCTTCCCTGCCGGTCGTTATCTTTCCGGCACGCTGCACCTCCGTGACAACCTCACCATGGTCTGGGAGGCAGGCGCCTGTCTCGTGGGCACAACCAACCTGGACCTCTACTCCGCCCCGAATCCCCCCGCCTACCTGCCGGAGGCCAGGTGGGGCAAGTGGCACCGTGGACTTATCATTGGCCAAAGCGTCACCAATGTTACGCTGTGCGGTCCGGGCAAAATTGACGGCAACCGCGTGTTTGATCCCACTGGCGAGGAGCGTATGCGGGGGCCGCATACCATAGTGTTTGTGGATTGCCGGAATTTTACCATTCGGGACCTGGAAATTGTGGATTCGGCCAATTACGCCATCTTTTTCCAGGTCAGCGACGAGGTGGAGATTCGCCGCGTGAAAATTCGTGGTGGCTGGGACGGAGTACATTGGCGGGGCGCGCCCGAGCGCTGGTGCAGGGATGTGCGAATCCTCGACTGCCAGATGTACACTGGCGACGATTGCATTGCCGGCCGATATTGGGAGCGCACCCTGATTCAGAATTGCGTGCTGAACAGCTCCTGTAACCCTGTGCGCATTATTGGGCCGGTGCGGCAGCTCATTCTCCAGCAATGTCTCCTCTATGGCCCCGGTTTGGAGCCGCACCGCACGTCCAATCGCTACAATGCCCTGGCGGGCGTCAATCTGCAGCCCGGGGCATGGGACGCCACCCGCGGTTTGACCGATGATGTGCTCATTTCGGATGTCACCATGCATCATGTCGCCGCGCCCGTGCATATCTCTCTCAAACCCGGCAACACCGCCGGCACCATCCGTGTGCAACGGGTGAACGCCAGCGGCGTGTACCGGGCCGCCATGTCCGCAGAAAGTTGGGCAGATGCCCCCATCACCAACATCATTTTCCGGGACATCACCGTGGAGTACACTGGTGGTGGCCGCGCCGTCTCACCCCTGGCCGCCGTAAAGTCCCCGGGGGTGGATGTGCGTCCGTTGCCAGCTTGGGGATTATACGTCCGCGATGTGCAAAATCTTGAGCTGGACCAAGTGCGGCTACGATTTGAAAAGCCAGATACCCGTCCGGCTCTGCTATTGGAAAAAGTCGGGGAAGCTTGGCTTGAACAGGTCTCAGTACGCCAAGCGGCGGACGCTTCTGCGCCCCTCCTTACCACGAACGTGGGTAAAGTCCATCTCCGGCAAACTAATTTCACCGAACCTTTCCGAGAATTGACGCCTTCGTCTCCTGTTCCCTAGCGCCCTCCCTTGAAATGTGTCTATTTGAGACAACTCCGGCTTGGATAAAGTCCGTATTTGTCTCGACATCAAGGTTTTACGCAGTAAACTAGCCGCCATTTATGAATGACCCACGTTTTGCCAAACTGGCCAAAGTTTTGGTGGAATATTCCACGCGCTTGAAACGGGGCGAAAAGGTGCTCGTGGAATTGTTTGATGTGCCGGATGAGTTTGCCGTTGAATTGATTCGGGCCATTCGCTCTGTGCAAGCGATCCCGGTGGTGGAGGTGCGCCATAGCCGACTGGTGCGCGAACTGATTCGGGATAGCAATCCTTCGCATGCCTCGCTGGTCCGGGATTTGGAGCTGTTCCGCATCAGGAAAATGGACGCCTACATCGCCGTGCGCGGAGCCTACAATGCGAATGAAAACGCTGATGTGCCCTCCGAACGCATGGCCATGTACACCCGCACCTTGCGGCCGGTGCTCAACCATCGCATCAACCATACCCGCTGGGTGGTCCTGCGCTGGCCCACCCCCTCCATGGCGCAGGCGGCCAACATGAGCACCGAAGCCTTTGAGGACTTTTACTTTGAGGTGTGCACCATGGACTACGAGCGCATGGCCAAGGCCATGCAGCCGCTGGTGCGGCGCATGAAAACCGCTGACCGTGTGCACATCAAATCGCCCGGCACCGATTTAACTTTCAGCATCAAGGGCATTGGCGCCAAAGGCTGCGAGGGGCGGCTCAATATCCCCGATGGCGAGGTTTTTTCCTGCCCCGTTAAAAACAGCGTGAATGGGGTCATCCAGTTTAATACCCCCACCATTTACTCCGGCAAACGTTTTGAAAACGTGCGGCTGGAATTCAAAAACGGAAAAATCATCAACGCCACCGGCAGCGACACCCAGCGGCTCAATGAAATCTTGGATACGGATGCCGGGGCGCGATACATCGGGGAATTCGCCCTCGGATTCAACCCCTATATTTTGAACCCCATGTGCGACATTCTTTTTGACGAGAAGATTGCCGGTTCACTTCACTTCACCCCCGGCCAGGCCTATGAAATCGCCGATAATGGGAATCGCTCGGCCGTCCACTGGGACATGGTTCTCATCCAGCGTCCCGAATGGGGCGGAGGGGAAATATGGTTTGACGGCGAGCTGATCCGCAAAGACGGACTGTTCGTCCCCAAAGACTTGCAGGGTCTGAACCCGGACAACCTCAAATAATCTTGTGGGCCGGCCGCCCCCGTTTGGCCCTTAAATGGGGTCTGCGCCCGCAGACAGAGGAGAGGCTTGGCGTGGATTATTCGTATCTCCACGTTCAAAAAGACTAGGCACCGGCGACGGCTTGGCTTATAAAAACATCGCCGATCCTTGCACCAGGGGCATCTTTAAGCGTGCCTGTGAGGTTTCGGTGAGCAATTATCAACCTTGGATGGCGCCCGGTGGTCTGACTTATGGCGGTTGATCGAATGCAGGCACAGCGGTTTGAGCTGAAGTACCTCATCAGCGAAGAAACCGCTTTGCAAGTGCGCGACTTTGTCTCCTGTCACCTGGACCTGGACGAGTACGGGGTGGCCAAGCCCCACCTGTCCTACGATGTCCACAGCCTCTACCTCGACTCGGACTCGCTGCGGACATACTGGGATACCATCAACGGGAATCGCAACCGCTTCAAACTGCGCATCCGCTTTTACAGCACCGATCCCAGCGTGCCGGTATATTTTGAGATCAAGCGGCGGGTCAACAACTGCATCATGAAACAGCGCGGCGGCGTCAAGGGCAGCGCCATGCCCCTGCTGTTGCAAGGGTACCTGCCCGAGCCGGATCATCTCGTCTCTTACACGCCCAAAGCCCTGGTTGCCTTGCAGAATTTCTCCCGCCTCATGCACATGATCCAGGCCAAGCCCAAAGTGCACATTGCCTACCTGCGCGAGGCGTACGCCAACGAGCCCGGTACCGTGCGCGTCACCATGGATCGGGAGGTGCGCGCCCAACCCAATCTTACGGGCGTCATCAGCACGGAAATGACCAACCCTCACTACAGCTTCAAACCTTGGGTCATTCTGGAGCTGAAATTCACGGATCGCTTCCCCAACTGGTTCGGTGACCTGGTGCGCCACTTTAACATTATGCAGCGCGGCGCAGCAAAGTATTGTGCCTCCATTCAGGCCATTGGCGCGGGCCCGCTCAAAAGCATCTTCCCGGTTGTTCCGGAAGAGGAGGTTCAATATACGGAATAAGGCCAGGTACCGCCACGTGGCAATGGCCTTGGCCAATCAACACCTCTGGGCTAAGCTGGTTCTATGCGCTGCATTGTCTGTTCCATCCTGGCCATTTTGGCCGTGGGCATGGTGCCCCCTCGAGCGGCCACAGTTCTAGTAGAAGCCGAAAGTTTCCAGTCCCTTGGAGGCTGGGTGGTGGATACCCAGTTTATTGAGATTATGGGATCGCCCTACCTCATGGCTCACGGCCTGGGAAAACCCGTCCGGGACGCGGAAACTACCGTGACCCTGCTGCAACCCGGTAACTATCGGGTGTGGGTGCGTACCAAGGATTGGGTGGCGCGCTGGCAGGCGCCGGGTACACCCGGAAAATTCCAATTGCTTATCAACGGCCGACCCTTGCCGGTGACCTTTGGCACGGAGGGCAACGACTGGCACTGGCAGGCTGGCGGCACTTTTACAGCAAACCAACGCGAGATCAAACTGGCCCTTCACGATTTAACCGGTTTCAACGGCCGCTGTGACGCGATTTTGTTCTCGGACGATCCACAGTTTACCCCTCCCAATGACTCCACCCCGGCGGCAAAATGGCGGCTGCGGTATGCCGGCCTACCCGAGAAGCCACGCGACGCTGGCGAATTTGATCTCGTGGTGGTGGGCGGAGGCTACGCCGGCACAGCGGCGGCCGTATCCGCCGCACGCATGGGTTGCAGGGTGGCGCTCATCCAAAACCGCCCGGTTCTGGGGGGTAATGGCAGCAGTGAAATTCGCGTGTGGGCGCAAGGCCGAACCCGTCGCGGCCTGTTTCCGCGCCTGGGGGAAATTGTCGAGGAGTTCATGGACCAGGCGAAAGCCTCGCCCGGCACGGCCGAGGAATTTGCCGATGACCGCAAGGAGGCCATCGTGCGGGCGGAAAAGAATATTCAGCTTTTCCTCAACACCCACGCCCTGGCCGTGGAAAAAGACGGCAACCGCATTCAGGCAGTCATTGCTCTGGACGTGCGCAGCGGCGAGCTGCGCCGCTTTGCCGGGCGATTATTTGCTGATTGCTCCGGCCACGCCACGCTGGGCCGAGTGGCGGGCGCCGAACATACCGTGCGCGAAACAGATCATCTGGGCATGAGCAACATGTGGCGCTGGCGCACCAACGAGACCGCCACGACTTTTCCATTCACGCCTTGGGCTTTGGATTTGAGCATGAGCGATTTCCCCTATCCCCGGAATGGCCGGGGCGAGTGGTTTTGGGAAACCGGTTTCAACCGGCATCCGTTGCAGGATCTGGAATACATGCGCGACTGGAATCTGCGCGCCGTGTTTGGAGCCTTTAACGCGATGAAAAACAAAGAGGGCCGGGAGGCGCACACCCGCGCCGAGCTGGAATGGGTGGCGTACATCGGCGGCACGCGCGAATCGGTCCAGCTTCTTGGGGATGTCATTCTCAGCCGCGATGACATTGTGGAGAAACGCCCCTTCCCGGATGGCTGTGTACCCACCACGTGGGACATTGATTTACATTATCCCCGCGAGGAATTCACCCGGAAATACCCGCAGGATCCCTTCATCTCCCGGGCTGTGTTTGATCAGTCCGTGGACCGTGAACATGGTTATCCCGTCCCCTATCGCTGTTTTTATTCGCGCAACCTTGCCAATTTATTCATGGCCGGACGCAACGTGAGCGTCACCCACGAAGCTTTGGGTACGGTGCGCGTAATGAAAACGGGCGGAATGATGGGCGAAGTCGTGGGCAAAGCGGCGTCCATTTGTTTGAAACACGACTGCACTCCGCGGGATGTTTATGAACGCTACTTGACCGAGCTTAAGACCTTGTGTCACCTGCCCGGCGCCACACGGCGGGAGAATGTGCATGCGCCCCTGCAAATTCCCCCCAACCCGCCGCCCCTCCCTGACCCGCCCGCCCTGGAAGGGGTGGACCCCACATCGCTGCCGGGCATCGTCATTGATGATACACAGGCCAAATTCACGGGAGCATGGGGCGACAAAGGCAGCCTAAAAGGGTATATCGGGCGGGGCTATCGCTACGCCACGCCCGCCGCTAAAGCCACGGCGCGTTTCGAGTTTCAGGTGCCCCGGGATGGCCGCTATGAGGTTCGGCTGGCCCAACAACCCCACGAAAATCGGGCGCGCAACACGCCTGTGATTGTTTTTTGTGCCGAGGGGGAGAAAGAATTGGAGGTTAATCAGCAGGCGAAACCGGACCTCCCTCCGACTTTTATCAGTCTTGGTATATTCGCTTTCACCGCCGGCAAGGTTTGGGCGGTGGAAATTCGCAGCGCCGGTGCTAATGGTTATGTGCATGCAGACGCCGTGCAGGTGCTTCCCGCGCCCTGAAGCAGCCAAGCTCGCGCCGGTATTGAATGCGCTATGAAAATTTCCAAGAAGACTGATTACGCCCTGCGGGCGTTGTTCACGCTGGTGGACGCCTATGGCCGGGGGCCGGTCTCCATCCGTGAACTTGCCGAGCGCAACGCTGTACCCAAACGCTTTCTGGAGCATATCATGCTGGACTTGAAGGCCAAGGGATGGGTCACCAGCATCCCTGGCGCCCGCGGCGGTTATCAGCTCGCCAAGCCGCCCGAAAAAATAACCATGGGCGAAATCGTCCGCTACTTTGACGGCATCATTGCCCCCATCGAATGTGTCTCGGTCTCCGGCTACAAGGCCTGCTCGCAGGAGCCGGTTTGCCGGTTCCGCCGCGTTTTTCTGGATGCCCGCAATTACGTCACCCTGCTGATGGACCGCTCCACCCTCGCCGATGTGGCCCGCGGCGCTCCCGTTACGGGGCGCGAAGTCTTCTCGCAAGGTTTTATTGGTGGCGAGGGGATCTAGGCCTTACTCCACCTCCCACATTGCGATCGGTGGGGAATGAATAACCGAGATGGCGGCCGAAGCGCCCTGTTTGGCGCGGGCCTGCGCAATTGCGTCATCCAAGGTGGGAGCCGTCTCCCACCCAAGTCGTTGGGCGGCCTCCGGGCTGCGCGGATTGACAATGATGACCTGGCCGCAATGCTTCATGCCATGAGCGCCCCAGTTCCACATCGAGACCGGATGAAAACCGTGGTAGGCGTTGTGAAAGCGAT
This is a stretch of genomic DNA from Verrucomicrobiia bacterium. It encodes these proteins:
- a CDS encoding prolyl oligopeptidase family serine peptidase; translation: MAVSPSTFTYPPTRKIDHWDEYHGQRIADPYRWLEDPDAPETRAWVEAQNRVTFAHLESIPEREAIRRRLTELWNYERYGIPGKQGDLYFFSKNDGLQNQSVLYVTTSLEAPPRVLLDPNRLSADGTTALAGSAVSEDGRWLAYGLSGAGSDWQTWKVRDVHTGEDLPDELQWIKFSGAAWTHDHQGFFYSRYDAPQPGAQFQAVNRFPKVFYHRLRTPQSEDRLIYHRPDQPNWGFYSTVTEDGRYLILTVTRGTDTKNGVFYLDLQDPAGKVVELLNEFDADYSFVGNDGPLFWFRTDWQAPRGRVIAIDIHQPARSQWRELIPQTKDTLRGVSVVGERFIAHYLRDAHSAVRIHHLNGRLDRELKLPGLGSVSGFGGKRSDHETFFAFTSYTTPGTIYRLDLTTMKTTVWRSPQVKFNPADYVTRQIFYRSKDGTRIPMFITHRKGLRRDGQRPVYLYGYGGFNISLTPSFSVASLVWMEMGGVLAIPNLRGGGEYGEEWHQAGMKNRKQNVFDDFIAAAEWLIKNRYTRPEKLAIGGGSNGGLLVGACITQRPELFGAALPAVGVMDMLRFHKFTIGWAWTAEYGNPDQPEDFPYLLAYSPLHQLKPGTCYPATLITTADHDDRVVPAHSFKFAARLQECQAGPAPVLIRIETRAGHGAGKPTTKMIEEAADRWAFLVRHLNFRPRLP
- a CDS encoding POT family MFS transporter; this encodes MSASSYPTKPVETSGMPPGIPYIIGNEAAERFSFYGMRTILVVFMTQYLMNAQGQLAPMPEAEARAWFHTFVSAVYFLPLLGAIISDALLGKYRTIFYLSIVYCFGHLALAIDDTRLGLAIGLTLIAVGSGGIKPCVSANVGDQFGRANQHLLPRVFGWFYFSINFGSFFSTLLTPWLLKHHGPAWAFGVPGIFMFLATLIFWMGRNKFVRVPPAGMQFVKDLFSLNNLKIIGRLVPIYLCVAMFWALWDQTSSAWVLQAEKMNRQMFGYEILSSQVQAINPLLILVLIPFCSYVLYPFIDRFWKLTPLRKIGLGFFLTIPSFLLTAWVESQIQAGHQPHISWQFLAFVIISLAEVMVSITCLEFSYTQAPVTLKSLVMSVYLLSISLGNAFTAGINHFIQNPDGSSKLAGTDYYLFFTVLMAVTAVVYVFIARWYKEQPVHLATEAAAK
- the ilvC gene encoding ketol-acid reductoisomerase, whose protein sequence is MAIIDFGGTKEKVVTRKEFPIAKARKVLKNETIAIIGYGVQGPAQGLNLRDNGFNVIVGQARQFKKDWDRAVKDGWVPGKTLFDIEEAVQRGTIIQMLVSDAAQRAIWPTVKKHLKDGDALYFSHGFSIAYKKLTGVIPPPNVDVIMVAPKGSGTSVRRNFLSGAGINSSYAVEQDYTGRAEERCLAVGIGIGSGYLFPTTFEHEVFSDLTGERGVLMGALAGIMEAQYDVLRANGHTPSEAFNETVEELTQSLIRLVDENGMDWMYANCSATAQRGALDWKPKFKKAVMPVFKELYKRVKSGEECKRVLKACGAPNYQEQLQKELNEIRDSEMWRAGAAVRALRPKEPAKAITKGTKGVAGRASN
- a CDS encoding glycosyl hydrolase family 28 protein; amino-acid sequence: MSAFVSFTAMTTRMFWLALVCVLLDGSAAMAATLNVKDFGAQGDGRTVDTPALQKAMDTAASQGGGTVIFPAGRYLSGTLHLRDNLTMVWEAGACLVGTTNLDLYSAPNPPAYLPEARWGKWHRGLIIGQSVTNVTLCGPGKIDGNRVFDPTGEERMRGPHTIVFVDCRNFTIRDLEIVDSANYAIFFQVSDEVEIRRVKIRGGWDGVHWRGAPERWCRDVRILDCQMYTGDDCIAGRYWERTLIQNCVLNSSCNPVRIIGPVRQLILQQCLLYGPGLEPHRTSNRYNALAGVNLQPGAWDATRGLTDDVLISDVTMHHVAAPVHISLKPGNTAGTIRVQRVNASGVYRAAMSAESWADAPITNIIFRDITVEYTGGGRAVSPLAAVKSPGVDVRPLPAWGLYVRDVQNLELDQVRLRFEKPDTRPALLLEKVGEAWLEQVSVRQAADASAPLLTTNVGKVHLRQTNFTEPFRELTPSSPVP
- a CDS encoding aminopeptidase, yielding MNDPRFAKLAKVLVEYSTRLKRGEKVLVELFDVPDEFAVELIRAIRSVQAIPVVEVRHSRLVRELIRDSNPSHASLVRDLELFRIRKMDAYIAVRGAYNANENADVPSERMAMYTRTLRPVLNHRINHTRWVVLRWPTPSMAQAANMSTEAFEDFYFEVCTMDYERMAKAMQPLVRRMKTADRVHIKSPGTDLTFSIKGIGAKGCEGRLNIPDGEVFSCPVKNSVNGVIQFNTPTIYSGKRFENVRLEFKNGKIINATGSDTQRLNEILDTDAGARYIGEFALGFNPYILNPMCDILFDEKIAGSLHFTPGQAYEIADNGNRSAVHWDMVLIQRPEWGGGEIWFDGELIRKDGLFVPKDLQGLNPDNLK
- a CDS encoding polyphosphate polymerase domain-containing protein: MAVDRMQAQRFELKYLISEETALQVRDFVSCHLDLDEYGVAKPHLSYDVHSLYLDSDSLRTYWDTINGNRNRFKLRIRFYSTDPSVPVYFEIKRRVNNCIMKQRGGVKGSAMPLLLQGYLPEPDHLVSYTPKALVALQNFSRLMHMIQAKPKVHIAYLREAYANEPGTVRVTMDREVRAQPNLTGVISTEMTNPHYSFKPWVILELKFTDRFPNWFGDLVRHFNIMQRGAAKYCASIQAIGAGPLKSIFPVVPEEEVQYTE
- a CDS encoding FAD-dependent oxidoreductase — protein: MRCIVCSILAILAVGMVPPRAATVLVEAESFQSLGGWVVDTQFIEIMGSPYLMAHGLGKPVRDAETTVTLLQPGNYRVWVRTKDWVARWQAPGTPGKFQLLINGRPLPVTFGTEGNDWHWQAGGTFTANQREIKLALHDLTGFNGRCDAILFSDDPQFTPPNDSTPAAKWRLRYAGLPEKPRDAGEFDLVVVGGGYAGTAAAVSAARMGCRVALIQNRPVLGGNGSSEIRVWAQGRTRRGLFPRLGEIVEEFMDQAKASPGTAEEFADDRKEAIVRAEKNIQLFLNTHALAVEKDGNRIQAVIALDVRSGELRRFAGRLFADCSGHATLGRVAGAEHTVRETDHLGMSNMWRWRTNETATTFPFTPWALDLSMSDFPYPRNGRGEWFWETGFNRHPLQDLEYMRDWNLRAVFGAFNAMKNKEGREAHTRAELEWVAYIGGTRESVQLLGDVILSRDDIVEKRPFPDGCVPTTWDIDLHYPREEFTRKYPQDPFISRAVFDQSVDREHGYPVPYRCFYSRNLANLFMAGRNVSVTHEALGTVRVMKTGGMMGEVVGKAASICLKHDCTPRDVYERYLTELKTLCHLPGATRRENVHAPLQIPPNPPPLPDPPALEGVDPTSLPGIVIDDTQAKFTGAWGDKGSLKGYIGRGYRYATPAAKATARFEFQVPRDGRYEVRLAQQPHENRARNTPVIVFCAEGEKELEVNQQAKPDLPPTFISLGIFAFTAGKVWAVEIRSAGANGYVHADAVQVLPAP
- a CDS encoding Rrf2 family transcriptional regulator, whose protein sequence is MKISKKTDYALRALFTLVDAYGRGPVSIRELAERNAVPKRFLEHIMLDLKAKGWVTSIPGARGGYQLAKPPEKITMGEIVRYFDGIIAPIECVSVSGYKACSQEPVCRFRRVFLDARNYVTLLMDRSTLADVARGAPVTGREVFSQGFIGGEGI